A stretch of Schistocerca americana isolate TAMUIC-IGC-003095 chromosome 3, iqSchAmer2.1, whole genome shotgun sequence DNA encodes these proteins:
- the LOC124606667 gene encoding cuticle protein 16.5-like, with amino-acid sequence MYKLIVLAAVLAVAAAAPGFLGAPAVAYTAPAVAAAPVAYAAPAVVKAAVAAPAVAYAAPAVAYAAPAYHAPVAYAAAPAVVKTHYF; translated from the coding sequence ATTGTCCTCGCCGCCGTGctggccgtcgccgccgccgcccccggcttCCTGGGCGCGCCTGCTGTCGCCTACACCGCCCCCGCGGTGGCCGCCGCCCCcgtggcctacgccgcccccgctgtcGTCAAGGCCGCCGTCGCCGCCCCCGCTgtggcctacgccgcccccgctgtagcctacgccgcccccgcctacCACGCCCCTGTAGCCTATGCTGCAGCTCCCGCCGTCGTCAAGACGCACTACTTCTAG